One window of Desulfarculus baarsii DSM 2075 genomic DNA carries:
- a CDS encoding autotransporter outer membrane beta-barrel domain-containing protein → MLAGILFIVCHGFAMAAVGTNPGAGNPHDYSGVGDWLGTTESDQYTNSVGATVGGDVDMRQGGSDTVTNSGGVIGGIWMSGSGHNTVTNSGAVSDTIWGGYNSGAGSSGGYNTITNSGMIDDSLRGSYNSGEGSSGGYNAITNSGSAAWNMTGSENVGAYSFGGSNTISNSGDAQGNIFGSWNYGSYSFGGSNVINNDSDVGGNIIGSYNMNTGSSGGGNVISSEGDVVGFIMGSFNFGAGSSGGDNNITVSAGGTVDSGVYGSYNMSAGASGGDNVIVIDGLTTGDVTGSNNDGVGASGGDNNISVSASGTVEGDIYGSLNTGAGSNGGDNTITVGAGGTVEGSVYGSSNEGASSSGGGNTVSNSGTVEGSIYGSYNAGEGSSGGDNTITNGGAAEDFIYGSYNVSDGSAGGYNTITNASGGEVNNAIIGSGNEGAGSSGGYNYIFNHGQAHSIIQGSYNVGEGSGGGFNHLVNTGTAGGLVGSHNEGDHTSGGSNSIVNEGSTNSTYGSFNIGDGSSGGGNTITNSGTSMAIFGSNNDGDGSYGGDNTISNSGTSFTVSGSNNDGDGSYGGYNTLGNSGTAYMLFGSHNTGVGSYGGFNIITNSGDGSYIVGSFNNGVGSYGGFNTITNSGEMLFLYGSVNILDGAYGGDNTINNSGRVTQIAGSLNGGDGAYGGYNTIYNYGTVLGDVYGSDNHGDHSYGGGNIIYNYGAVSGSIYGSSGSSGGVGNVIYNYGAVGGDILAGDGDDFVYLLGNSSVGGVVDGQAGIDSLFLGDGSYNSADLLNFENMGYQGYGVATLQGDWNFNLGVSVLDGSLTLPSGSTLQTPFFSIGDGATAQINGQATVDSFTTVNGGLNVYGSLNSPLVTVGSGGELNVQGALGVSTLTIAGGGTAQINGYLGASTFNVANGGFADIGGLAVIGSSTTIFGGLHLNGSLYSPAVILGAGSNSWGTGTIIGNVINQGWIIPGNSIGTMRILGDYTQTAGSVLWVEVEPGGASDLLWVSGTAYLNGGYLAVSLPHDLYVNGQSWNVLSAGAVSGAFAGIYNQPDSLTVALRAVGRADGVSLEVVRTPFASLGATPGQKGVGAALDAILPLALQNQDQMYGLLLNMDWNYDLEQIRQVLEAASPEMYDAFSAASLEAARTFDRLLAWRVLQAGGGAAQPAGPSQAAAKQAKPGEQPLAGGRWSLWGRALGDWANQSGDSGHMGYRIGAGGAVVGADGLLLPWLRTGVAISNSVADIEWSMAGNEGEQRQINLGLYATAVLDDFHLDAAVSYGSYDNSAKRNVSFADNSGRTNADFDGNTMLARLGGGYDCKADAFRFGPVVSLEYVRLSEDGFSEGGAGYLGLRVDDRDHDYTSSRLGLRAAADWSLADLRLTPSAFANWLHAFNTEARTIQATFGQYGSVPIVVDGADQAADMLETGLGLSASFGETFSVFLEGSLLQANTWNSQAVSAGLNIAF, encoded by the coding sequence ATGCTGGCCGGAATTCTGTTCATCGTCTGCCACGGCTTCGCTATGGCCGCGGTGGGAACCAACCCCGGCGCCGGCAATCCCCACGACTATTCCGGCGTGGGCGACTGGCTGGGCACCACCGAGAGCGACCAATACACCAACAGCGTCGGGGCCACGGTCGGCGGCGACGTGGACATGCGCCAGGGCGGCAGCGACACGGTCACCAACTCCGGGGGCGTCATCGGCGGGATTTGGATGAGCGGCTCGGGCCACAACACCGTCACCAACAGCGGCGCGGTCAGCGACACCATCTGGGGTGGTTACAATTCCGGCGCAGGCTCCAGCGGCGGTTACAACACCATCACCAACTCCGGCATGATCGACGACAGCCTGCGCGGCAGCTACAACAGCGGCGAAGGCAGCAGCGGCGGCTATAACGCCATCACCAACTCAGGCTCAGCTGCCTGGAATATGACCGGCAGCGAAAACGTCGGCGCTTACAGCTTTGGCGGCTCCAACACCATCTCCAACAGCGGAGACGCCCAAGGCAATATTTTCGGCAGCTGGAATTACGGCTCTTACAGCTTCGGCGGTTCCAACGTCATAAACAACGACAGCGACGTGGGCGGCAACATAATCGGCAGCTACAACATGAACACGGGCTCCAGCGGCGGCGGCAACGTCATAAGCAGCGAGGGCGACGTGGTCGGCTTCATTATGGGCAGCTTCAACTTTGGCGCTGGCTCCAGCGGCGGCGACAACAACATCACGGTGAGCGCCGGCGGCACGGTGGACAGCGGCGTCTACGGCAGCTACAACATGAGCGCTGGCGCCAGCGGCGGCGACAACGTCATCGTGATTGATGGCCTGACCACCGGCGACGTCACCGGCAGCAACAACGACGGCGTGGGCGCCAGCGGCGGCGACAACAACATCTCGGTGAGCGCCAGCGGCACGGTGGAAGGCGACATCTACGGCAGCCTGAACACTGGCGCTGGCTCCAACGGCGGCGACAACACCATCACGGTGGGCGCCGGCGGCACGGTGGAAGGCTCGGTCTACGGCAGCAGCAACGAGGGCGCGAGCTCCAGCGGCGGCGGCAACACCGTCAGCAACAGCGGCACGGTGGAAGGCTCGATCTACGGCAGTTATAACGCTGGAGAGGGCAGCTCCGGCGGCGACAACACCATCACCAACGGCGGCGCGGCCGAGGACTTCATCTACGGCAGCTACAACGTCAGCGATGGCTCCGCGGGCGGCTACAACACCATCACCAACGCCAGCGGCGGCGAGGTGAACAACGCCATCATCGGCAGCGGCAACGAAGGCGCTGGCTCCAGCGGCGGCTACAACTACATCTTCAACCACGGCCAGGCGCACAGCATCATTCAGGGCAGCTATAACGTCGGCGAAGGCAGCGGCGGAGGCTTCAACCACCTCGTCAACACCGGCACGGCCGGTGGGTTGGTGGGCAGCCACAACGAGGGCGATCACACCAGCGGCGGCTCCAACAGCATTGTCAACGAGGGAAGCACCAACTCCACCTACGGCTCCTTCAACATCGGCGATGGCTCCAGTGGCGGCGGCAACACCATCACCAACAGCGGCACATCGATGGCCATATTCGGCAGCAACAACGATGGCGATGGCAGCTATGGCGGCGACAACACCATCAGCAATTCCGGCACCTCGTTCACGGTTTCCGGCAGCAACAACGATGGCGATGGCAGCTATGGCGGCTACAACACCCTCGGCAACTCCGGCACGGCGTACATGTTGTTTGGCAGCCATAACACGGGCGTTGGCAGCTATGGCGGCTTCAATATAATCACCAACTCGGGTGATGGCTCCTACATCGTCGGCAGCTTCAACAATGGCGTTGGCAGCTATGGCGGCTTCAATACAATCACCAACTCGGGTGAAATGTTGTTTCTCTATGGCTCCGTCAACATCCTCGACGGGGCCTATGGCGGCGACAATACAATCAACAACTCTGGTCGAGTGACGCAGATTGCTGGCTCTCTCAACGGCGGCGACGGAGCCTATGGCGGCTACAACACCATCTACAACTATGGCACGGTGCTTGGCGACGTCTACGGTAGCGACAACCACGGCGACCACAGCTACGGCGGCGGCAACATCATCTACAACTATGGCGCGGTGAGTGGCAGCATTTACGGCAGCAGCGGCTCTTCGGGCGGCGTGGGCAACGTCATCTACAACTATGGCGCGGTGGGCGGCGACATCCTGGCCGGCGACGGCGACGACTTTGTCTATCTGCTGGGCAACTCCTCGGTGGGAGGGGTGGTCGACGGCCAGGCCGGCATCGACAGCCTGTTCCTGGGCGATGGCTCGTACAACTCGGCCGATTTGCTCAACTTCGAAAACATGGGCTACCAGGGTTACGGCGTGGCGACCCTGCAGGGTGACTGGAACTTCAACCTGGGCGTCTCGGTGTTGGACGGCAGCCTGACCCTGCCCAGCGGCAGCACGTTGCAAACGCCGTTCTTCAGCATCGGCGACGGCGCGACGGCCCAGATCAACGGCCAGGCCACGGTGGATTCGTTCACCACCGTCAACGGCGGGCTGAACGTGTATGGCAGCCTGAACAGTCCCTTGGTGACGGTGGGTTCGGGCGGCGAGTTGAACGTGCAGGGCGCGCTGGGCGTCTCGACGCTGACCATCGCCGGCGGTGGCACGGCCCAGATCAACGGCTACCTGGGCGCTTCGACTTTCAACGTGGCCAATGGCGGCTTTGCCGACATCGGCGGTCTGGCCGTCATCGGTTCGTCCACGACGATTTTCGGCGGGCTGCATCTCAACGGCAGTCTTTACAGCCCCGCAGTGATCTTGGGCGCCGGTTCCAATTCCTGGGGCACGGGAACCATCATCGGCAACGTGATCAACCAGGGCTGGATCATCCCCGGCAACAGCATCGGAACCATGCGCATTCTGGGCGACTACACCCAAACCGCCGGCAGCGTGCTGTGGGTCGAGGTGGAGCCCGGCGGCGCATCCGACCTGCTTTGGGTCAGCGGCACGGCCTACCTGAATGGCGGCTACCTGGCCGTCAGCCTGCCGCACGACCTCTACGTCAACGGCCAGAGCTGGAACGTGCTCAGCGCCGGCGCGGTCTCGGGCGCCTTCGCCGGAATCTACAACCAGCCTGATTCGCTGACCGTGGCCCTGCGGGCGGTGGGCCGAGCCGACGGCGTCTCGCTGGAGGTGGTGCGCACGCCCTTCGCCTCGCTGGGCGCGACTCCCGGCCAAAAGGGCGTGGGCGCGGCCCTGGACGCCATCTTGCCGCTGGCGCTCCAAAACCAGGACCAGATGTACGGCCTGCTGCTGAACATGGACTGGAACTATGACCTGGAGCAAATCAGGCAGGTTCTGGAGGCGGCCAGCCCCGAGATGTACGACGCCTTCAGCGCGGCCAGCCTGGAGGCGGCCAGGACCTTCGATCGCCTGCTGGCCTGGCGGGTGCTGCAGGCTGGCGGTGGCGCGGCCCAGCCGGCCGGCCCGAGCCAGGCGGCCGCCAAGCAGGCCAAGCCCGGCGAGCAGCCGCTGGCCGGCGGCAGGTGGTCGCTGTGGGGCCGCGCCCTGGGCGATTGGGCCAACCAAAGCGGCGACAGCGGGCATATGGGCTATCGCATCGGCGCGGGCGGCGCGGTGGTGGGGGCCGACGGCCTGCTGCTGCCCTGGCTGCGCACCGGCGTGGCCATCTCCAACTCGGTGGCCGATATCGAATGGAGCATGGCCGGCAACGAGGGCGAGCAGCGCCAGATCAATCTTGGCCTCTACGCCACGGCCGTCCTGGATGATTTCCACCTGGACGCGGCGGTCAGCTACGGCTCATACGACAACAGCGCCAAGCGCAACGTGAGCTTTGCCGACAACAGCGGCCGGACCAACGCCGACTTTGACGGCAACACCATGCTGGCCCGCCTGGGTGGCGGTTACGACTGCAAGGCCGACGCGTTCCGGTTCGGCCCCGTCGTCTCGCTGGAATATGTCCGGCTGAGCGAGGACGGCTTCAGCGAGGGCGGCGCGGGCTACTTGGGCCTGCGGGTGGACGACCGCGACCATGACTACACCTCGTCGCGCCTGGGCCTGCGGGCCGCGGCCGACTGGAGCCTGGCCGATCTGCGCCTGACGCCCAGCGCCTTCGCCAACTGGCTGCATGCCTTCAACACCGAGGCCCGGACCATCCAGGCCACTTTTGGCCAATACGGCTCCGTGCCCATTGTCGTGGATGGGGCCGACCAGGCGGCCGACATGCTGGAGACCGGCCTGGGCCTGTCGGCCTCGTTCGGCGAGACGTTCTCGGTGTTCCTGGAAGGCTCGTTGCTCCAGGCCAACACCTGGAACTCCCAGGCTGTTTCGGCCGGTCTGAACATCGCCTTCTGA
- a CDS encoding TonB-dependent receptor, producing the protein MKRELATIIMLLGLALALAAPAPARAEETHRIEPVDVSASAEQERPNSPYRLPESARAATWSIDQAGIEALEPRDVFDVLSYAPGLQTSFQGRKGMNFISGRGGGNFIGGGGYAILVDGVYVPWTQSSRVMASFPVETIESIRVVRDATTLTLAPLSGLGSIGTAIQGVILIKTIKPAKQQSQVKAGVGNLGRYKAFLSHGDRVGDGYYSLNYNKQHDQGRENWNNGSDSDTLLLKGGYDNQNSFKADASFYYDAASRQIQRSTAVSKTSDAKWRYQPLDTLMATASAAKQWTASQTTNLGLYTGLVDGQTEYRSWSKPKAYSEHDWQDNVVQADLSHIIASGANNLRVGGQAIFWHCPNGQLFYEGVSRDEELYSLYLHDEYALGQALSLDAGARVDHKHITKGLNMYSATDAKPSDLIDDVWAEPSYGVAGGAAYQINKMLEATLRLSYTEQGADEFLLTKSGQTLKPEKQLRYELGLVAQPLPALRVTATAFAYDLTDMKQAVGSVTKGDDVINIYDNADAVRSGCELDLGGWLFTPDLTYGLTYGYQRSNNDIDDKSIPHHLATLRLGYRFAPFQGNLLMRYVSDFESNQFAIDNRYHEMDQYSRIDANVSYDFSLDKAQMRATVFAQNLTDERYQTRLGWEDVGLTYGLELAAKF; encoded by the coding sequence ATGAAGAGGGAGCTTGCCACGATCATCATGCTGCTGGGCCTGGCCCTGGCCCTGGCGGCCCCGGCCCCGGCGCGGGCCGAGGAAACCCACCGGATCGAGCCCGTCGACGTTTCGGCCAGCGCCGAGCAAGAGCGGCCCAACAGCCCCTATCGCCTGCCCGAGAGCGCCCGCGCCGCCACCTGGAGCATCGACCAGGCGGGCATCGAAGCGCTGGAGCCCCGCGACGTCTTTGACGTGCTCAGCTATGCTCCCGGCCTGCAAACGTCATTCCAGGGCCGCAAGGGCATGAACTTCATCAGCGGCCGCGGCGGCGGCAACTTCATCGGCGGCGGCGGTTACGCCATCCTCGTCGACGGCGTCTACGTGCCCTGGACCCAGTCCAGCCGCGTGATGGCCAGCTTCCCGGTGGAGACGATCGAGTCGATCCGCGTCGTCCGCGACGCCACCACCCTGACCCTGGCCCCCCTGTCGGGCCTGGGATCGATCGGCACGGCCATCCAGGGCGTGATCCTCATCAAGACCATCAAGCCCGCCAAGCAACAGAGCCAGGTCAAGGCCGGCGTCGGCAACCTGGGCCGCTACAAGGCCTTTCTCAGCCACGGCGACCGCGTGGGCGACGGCTATTATTCGCTGAACTACAACAAGCAGCACGACCAGGGCCGCGAAAACTGGAACAACGGCAGCGACTCCGACACCTTGCTGCTAAAGGGCGGCTACGACAACCAAAACAGCTTCAAGGCCGACGCCTCTTTTTATTATGACGCGGCCTCGCGGCAGATCCAGCGCTCCACCGCCGTCAGCAAGACCAGCGACGCCAAGTGGCGCTATCAGCCCCTGGACACGCTGATGGCCACCGCCAGCGCGGCCAAGCAGTGGACCGCCAGCCAGACCACCAACCTGGGCCTCTACACCGGCCTGGTCGACGGCCAGACCGAATATCGCTCCTGGTCCAAGCCCAAGGCCTACTCCGAGCACGATTGGCAAGACAACGTCGTCCAGGCCGACCTGAGCCACATCATCGCCAGCGGGGCCAACAACCTTCGCGTCGGCGGCCAGGCCATCTTCTGGCATTGTCCCAACGGCCAGCTCTTTTACGAGGGCGTCTCGCGCGATGAAGAGTTGTATTCGCTCTATCTGCACGATGAATACGCCCTCGGCCAGGCCCTCAGCCTCGACGCCGGCGCGCGCGTCGATCACAAGCACATCACCAAGGGCCTCAACATGTATTCGGCCACCGACGCCAAGCCCAGCGACCTCATCGACGACGTCTGGGCCGAGCCCAGCTACGGCGTGGCCGGTGGCGCGGCCTATCAGATCAACAAGATGCTGGAGGCCACCCTGCGCCTGAGCTACACCGAGCAAGGCGCCGACGAGTTTCTGCTGACCAAGAGCGGCCAGACCCTCAAGCCCGAAAAGCAACTGCGCTACGAACTGGGCCTGGTGGCCCAACCGCTGCCGGCCCTGCGGGTCACGGCCACGGCCTTCGCCTACGACCTGACCGACATGAAGCAGGCCGTGGGCAGCGTCACCAAGGGCGACGACGTGATCAACATCTACGACAACGCCGACGCCGTGCGTAGCGGCTGCGAGCTGGACCTGGGCGGCTGGCTGTTCACCCCCGACTTGACCTACGGCCTGACCTACGGCTATCAGCGCTCCAACAACGACATCGACGACAAGTCCATCCCCCATCATCTGGCCACCCTGCGCCTGGGCTATCGCTTCGCGCCCTTCCAGGGCAACCTGCTCATGCGCTACGTCAGCGATTTCGAATCCAACCAGTTCGCCATCGACAACCGCTACCACGAGATGGACCAATATTCGCGCATCGACGCCAACGTGTCCTACGACTTCAGCCTGGACAAGGCCCAGATGCGGGCCACCGTTTTCGCCCAGAACCTCACCGACGAAAGATACCAAACCCGCCTGGGCTGGGAGGACGTGGGCCTGACCTACGGCCTGGAGCTGGCGGCCAAGTTCTAG
- a CDS encoding Fic family protein, whose amino-acid sequence MKRKLQGRYTPISTVSEPAKAFIPNALPPRPPIEWTPELRSKFDQALVALGRLDSLSVLLPESSLFLYMYVRKEAVLSSMIEGTQSSLSDLLLFELDQQPGAPLGDVQEVSSYVAALEHGLKRLREGFPLSLRLIKEIHEILLAKGRDGHKTPGEFRRTQNWIGGTRPGNAAFVPPPAEYVMECMGALELFLHDQPEPTPVLLKAALSHVQFETIHPFLDDNGRLGRLLITLILCEQKVLSTPILYLSLYFKSHRGFYYELLNRVRQTGDWEAWLDFFADAVQTTASQAVEAARQLMALAKEDRDKIKSLGRTALSVEKTHQALLSKPLATSVVLAQRTGLTPATVNKCLTQLMRLGVVREITEQRRNRIFCYQRYLDVMNQGTELPQ is encoded by the coding sequence ATGAAACGAAAACTTCAGGGGCGCTACACGCCAATTTCCACGGTGAGCGAGCCGGCAAAAGCATTCATCCCCAATGCCCTTCCCCCACGTCCTCCCATAGAATGGACGCCGGAGCTGCGCTCCAAGTTCGACCAGGCGCTGGTCGCCCTTGGGCGGCTGGATAGCCTATCGGTTTTGCTCCCGGAGTCATCTCTTTTTTTATACATGTACGTGCGCAAAGAGGCCGTTCTGTCTTCCATGATCGAGGGCACGCAGTCTTCCTTGTCCGATCTGCTGTTATTTGAATTGGATCAGCAACCGGGCGCGCCGCTGGGCGATGTGCAAGAAGTCAGCAGCTATGTGGCGGCATTGGAGCATGGCCTGAAGCGCCTTCGGGAAGGGTTTCCTCTTTCGCTGAGGCTGATCAAGGAAATCCACGAGATATTGTTGGCCAAGGGACGCGACGGCCATAAAACGCCAGGTGAATTTCGCCGCACGCAAAATTGGATTGGCGGGACAAGGCCGGGGAACGCGGCCTTTGTTCCTCCGCCGGCCGAGTATGTCATGGAGTGCATGGGCGCGCTGGAGCTGTTTTTGCATGATCAACCGGAGCCCACGCCGGTTTTGTTGAAAGCGGCCCTGTCCCACGTGCAGTTTGAAACCATCCACCCCTTTCTTGACGACAACGGCCGCCTGGGCCGCCTGCTTATCACCTTGATTCTGTGCGAACAAAAGGTGCTCAGCACGCCTATTCTTTATCTGAGTCTGTATTTTAAAAGTCATCGCGGCTTTTACTATGAGCTGCTAAACAGAGTGCGCCAAACTGGCGACTGGGAAGCATGGTTGGATTTCTTTGCCGACGCCGTGCAAACCACCGCTAGCCAAGCGGTCGAGGCCGCCCGGCAACTCATGGCCCTGGCCAAAGAGGATCGGGACAAGATCAAGAGCCTGGGTCGCACGGCCCTATCCGTCGAGAAAACACACCAAGCGCTGTTGTCAAAGCCCCTGGCGACCTCGGTCGTTCTGGCGCAAAGGACGGGGCTAACGCCGGCCACGGTCAATAAATGCTTGACCCAGTTGATGCGCCTGGGGGTCGTCCGGGAAATCACTGAGCAACGCCGAAATAGAATATTTTGTTATCAGCGCTACTTAGATGTAATGAACCAAGGCACTGAATTGCCGCAATGA
- a CDS encoding GNAT family N-acetyltransferase, translating to MLIRQEKPEDFPTIHDLVKIAFQTAKVSNGDEQNFVERLRAGGNYIPELALVAEEEGRIIGHIMLTATAIATAGGPRAVLLLGPLAVMLERRGRGVGARLVEEACAKARALGHGAVVLAGDPAYYARFGFRPTADFGVGNTNGIPEAYVMARELWPGALQGVGGLITLET from the coding sequence TTGCTGATACGACAAGAAAAGCCAGAAGACTTCCCCACGATTCACGATCTGGTCAAAATAGCCTTTCAGACGGCCAAGGTCTCCAACGGCGACGAGCAGAACTTTGTCGAGCGCCTGCGCGCCGGCGGCAATTATATCCCCGAACTGGCCCTGGTGGCCGAGGAAGAGGGCCGGATCATCGGCCACATCATGCTCACGGCCACCGCCATCGCCACCGCCGGCGGGCCGCGCGCCGTGTTGCTGCTGGGGCCGCTGGCGGTGATGCTGGAGCGGCGCGGCCGCGGCGTGGGCGCGCGCCTGGTCGAGGAGGCCTGCGCCAAGGCCCGGGCCCTGGGTCATGGCGCGGTGGTTTTGGCTGGCGATCCGGCTTATTACGCCCGCTTCGGCTTCAGGCCCACGGCCGATTTCGGCGTTGGCAACACCAACGGCATCCCCGAGGCCTACGTCATGGCCCGCGAACTTTGGCCAGGGGCGCTCCAAGGCGTCGGCGGCCTCATCACCCTGGAAACCTAG
- a CDS encoding radical SAM protein — MGGVAQAGLRAIRCDICERGCLLGPGRSGACGLYEARDGQVVEIVADRYLAVGPLSIETMPLLHHNPGAKYLQISTTGCNFDCPGCISTVIARQTPRHGKALTRLTPELVVEKAIAANCLGVAFLMNDPLASLPTFLRVAALAKARGLEVGCSTNCYFTAQSLERLLPLLDFINIGLKGFSEAAYHACGGSAGLGPVWRNLRALVAAGVHVELSVIYARDKEPELVALARAVAAISPRIPLQLMRFIPFEGAAANQEPAVRQAEAFCARLRDELAHVYLFNTPGTRFLDTVCPACGHVALRREFYGPMGAKLLGEPPARPLEPRCPACGAGLDIVGQRAAGAHQEEDFQGGYPFTRALEMVEAMVIAMGSREQSDVVRAWERLLAPGGLKRLHQCAQEPRQYIDAVRWFGAAVDLREGAEALAAYLEAKLDDMAQALAGLERRPTVYYAMAKPLFYLSGGRLENRLVELAGGVSLNKLLPPGGRPGRSLSVDRLNELGPEVIFISAFLSNTVEDFLAECRELGVEARAVRQGRVYAHPAPGWDFGSPRWVLGLMHIARTLHPELVSLDVMAQAQAFYRRFYGLDFSPGQVNRSFAKPAGNWRWPADGERIAPAATEAPQR, encoded by the coding sequence GTGGGTGGTGTTGCGCAAGCCGGCCTGAGGGCGATCCGCTGCGACATCTGCGAGCGCGGCTGCCTGCTGGGCCCGGGCCGGAGCGGGGCCTGCGGGCTTTACGAGGCGCGGGACGGCCAAGTGGTCGAGATCGTCGCCGACCGCTATCTGGCCGTGGGCCCGCTGTCCATCGAGACGATGCCGCTGTTGCACCATAACCCCGGGGCCAAATATCTACAGATCAGCACCACGGGATGCAATTTCGATTGCCCAGGCTGCATTTCCACGGTGATCGCCCGCCAGACGCCCCGTCACGGCAAGGCCCTGACCCGCCTGACGCCCGAGCTGGTCGTCGAAAAGGCCATCGCCGCCAATTGCCTGGGCGTGGCTTTTTTGATGAACGACCCGCTGGCCTCGTTGCCCACCTTCCTGCGCGTGGCGGCCCTGGCCAAGGCGCGGGGGCTGGAGGTGGGCTGTTCGACCAACTGCTATTTCACGGCCCAATCCCTGGAGCGGCTGCTGCCGCTATTGGATTTCATCAACATCGGCCTGAAGGGCTTTTCCGAGGCGGCCTACCACGCCTGCGGCGGTTCGGCGGGCCTGGGGCCGGTGTGGCGCAATCTGCGGGCGCTGGTGGCGGCCGGGGTCCACGTGGAGCTTTCGGTGATCTACGCCCGCGACAAGGAGCCCGAGCTTGTGGCCCTGGCCCGGGCCGTGGCCGCTATCTCGCCGCGTATCCCCTTGCAGTTGATGCGTTTTATTCCCTTCGAGGGGGCCGCGGCCAACCAGGAGCCGGCCGTGCGCCAGGCCGAGGCCTTTTGCGCGCGCCTACGCGATGAATTGGCCCACGTCTATTTGTTCAACACGCCGGGCACGCGCTTTCTCGACACCGTCTGCCCGGCCTGCGGCCACGTGGCCCTGCGCCGCGAGTTCTACGGCCCCATGGGGGCCAAGCTGCTGGGCGAGCCGCCGGCGCGGCCGCTGGAGCCACGTTGCCCGGCCTGCGGCGCGGGGCTCGACATCGTGGGCCAGCGGGCCGCCGGCGCGCACCAAGAGGAAGACTTTCAGGGCGGCTATCCCTTCACGCGGGCGTTGGAGATGGTCGAGGCCATGGTCATCGCCATGGGCTCGCGCGAGCAATCCGACGTGGTGCGGGCCTGGGAGCGCCTGCTGGCGCCGGGCGGCCTCAAGCGCCTGCACCAGTGCGCCCAAGAGCCACGCCAATACATCGACGCCGTGCGCTGGTTTGGCGCGGCCGTGGATTTGCGCGAGGGGGCCGAGGCCCTGGCCGCTTATCTGGAGGCCAAACTGGACGATATGGCCCAGGCCCTGGCCGGGCTGGAGCGGCGGCCCACGGTCTATTACGCCATGGCCAAGCCGCTGTTTTATCTCTCGGGCGGGCGGCTGGAAAACCGGCTGGTGGAGCTGGCCGGCGGGGTGAGCCTCAACAAGCTCTTGCCGCCGGGCGGCCGGCCCGGCCGGAGCCTGAGCGTGGATCGGCTCAACGAGCTGGGCCCGGAGGTGATATTCATCTCGGCGTTTTTGTCCAACACCGTCGAGGATTTCTTGGCCGAGTGCCGCGAACTTGGCGTGGAGGCGCGGGCCGTGCGCCAGGGGCGGGTCTACGCCCACCCCGCGCCGGGCTGGGATTTTGGCAGCCCGCGCTGGGTGCTGGGCCTGATGCACATCGCCCGGACACTACACCCCGAGCTTGTTTCCCTCGATGTCATGGCCCAGGCCCAGGCCTTTTATCGGCGCTTTTACGGCCTGGATTTTTCGCCGGGCCAGGTAAATCGATCGTTCGCCAAACCCGCCGGCAACTGGCGCTGGCCGGCCGATGGAGAGCGGATCGCGCCAGCGGCGACGGAGGCCCCGCAACGCTAG
- a CDS encoding class I SAM-dependent methyltransferase: protein MKTNAKEFDEIARTIFWPLYPVVAGQMLARCGRSAGACLDIGCGGGYLGLELARRSLFHLRMLDQSSQMLEIAQANLTASGLSGRGEVILAGVEAMPLPEASIDLAISRGSIFFWPDLATAFKEIWRVLAPGGLAQVGGGFGSAAIREAIGDKMRARNGGDDKWRAMVRRNLGPETRQKFTEALDEAGVAGAEIIDSEEEGLWVVLRKPA from the coding sequence ATGAAGACCAACGCCAAGGAGTTCGACGAGATAGCCCGCACAATCTTTTGGCCGCTCTATCCGGTGGTGGCCGGGCAGATGCTGGCGCGCTGCGGGCGCAGCGCCGGGGCCTGCCTGGATATCGGCTGTGGCGGCGGGTATTTGGGGCTGGAGCTGGCCCGCCGGAGCCTGTTTCACCTGCGCATGCTCGATCAATCCAGCCAGATGCTCGAAATCGCCCAGGCCAACCTGACGGCCAGCGGCCTGAGCGGCCGGGGTGAGGTGATTCTGGCCGGCGTGGAGGCCATGCCCTTGCCGGAGGCGTCCATCGACCTGGCCATCAGCCGGGGGTCGATCTTTTTCTGGCCGGACCTGGCGACGGCGTTCAAGGAGATCTGGCGGGTGCTGGCCCCCGGCGGCCTGGCCCAGGTCGGCGGCGGGTTCGGCTCGGCGGCCATCCGCGAGGCCATCGGCGACAAGATGCGCGCGCGCAATGGTGGCGACGACAAGTGGCGGGCCATGGTGCGGCGCAATCTGGGCCCCGAGACGCGGCAAAAGTTCACGGAGGCCCTTGACGAGGCGGGCGTGGCCGGGGCGGAGATCATCGACAGCGAGGAGGAAGGCCTGTGGGTGGTGTTGCGCAAGCCGGCCTGA